Proteins from a genomic interval of Stigmatella erecta:
- a CDS encoding chemotaxis protein CheB, with protein sequence MKRPIRVLVVDDSPTMVNTMATLLTMDSRIEVIGRAGDGNRAVSLARLLRPDVITMDLLLPGLDGPGAIAAIMMDAPARILVVSAVADRGADLAFQAIRAGALELIAKPNVTSGEELRRWGRELVNSVCLMAEVPVVSRRARKDVPLPPPSTGARVDIFGLAASTGGPPALAEILSRLPKELPVPVVVAQHITEGFTPGMVRWLSQVTTLGVAIAHEGERLEPGKVYFALDGHDLTLEGGVARLSRTRGGPCPSGDLLLSSLARVYGSRAGGMVLTGMGEDGARGLLDIYQVGGVTCAQDEATSVVFGMPKAALDLGATTQALALSAMPDFIRQCCTRPFDRPRGGFGEAV encoded by the coding sequence ATGAAGCGCCCCATTCGAGTGCTGGTGGTGGATGACTCGCCCACCATGGTCAATACGATGGCCACGCTGTTGACCATGGACTCGCGCATCGAGGTCATCGGGCGCGCGGGCGATGGCAACCGGGCCGTGTCGCTGGCCCGCCTGCTGCGGCCGGACGTCATCACCATGGACCTGCTGTTGCCCGGGCTGGACGGGCCCGGAGCCATCGCCGCCATCATGATGGACGCGCCGGCGCGCATCCTCGTGGTGAGCGCCGTGGCGGACCGCGGGGCGGACCTGGCCTTCCAGGCCATCCGGGCCGGGGCGCTGGAGCTCATCGCCAAGCCCAACGTGACGTCGGGCGAGGAGCTGCGGCGCTGGGGCCGGGAGCTCGTCAACTCCGTGTGCCTCATGGCCGAGGTGCCCGTGGTGTCCCGCCGCGCACGCAAGGATGTGCCCCTGCCGCCGCCCTCCACGGGGGCGCGGGTGGACATCTTCGGGCTGGCGGCCTCCACCGGCGGGCCGCCGGCGCTGGCGGAGATCCTCTCTCGCCTGCCCAAGGAGCTGCCCGTGCCGGTGGTGGTGGCCCAGCACATCACCGAGGGCTTCACCCCGGGCATGGTGCGCTGGCTCAGCCAGGTCACCACCCTGGGGGTGGCCATCGCCCACGAGGGCGAGCGGCTGGAGCCGGGCAAGGTGTACTTCGCGCTCGACGGGCATGACCTCACCCTGGAGGGCGGCGTGGCCCGGCTCAGCCGCACGCGCGGGGGCCCGTGCCCCTCGGGCGACCTGCTGCTCTCGTCGCTGGCCCGGGTGTACGGCAGCCGGGCAGGGGGCATGGTGCTCACGGGCATGGGAGAGGATGGCGCGCGCGGGCTGTTGGACATCTACCAGGTGGGTGGGGTGACCTGCGCGCAGGACGAGGCCACCTCCGTGGTCTTCGGCATGCCCAAGGCGGCGTTGGATCTCGGGGCCACCACCCAGGCGCTGGCGCTCTCCGCCATGCCGGACTTCATCCGGCAGTGCTGTACGCGTCCGTTCGACCGGCCGCGGGGGGGATTTGGAGAGGCGGTATGA
- a CDS encoding hybrid sensor histidine kinase/response regulator, with protein sequence MAVDPLLQSLVAGFAAEAQEVCQKVTIDLLELERDGLDADALNKAYVRLGRHLHTLKGSAASLGLQDLSEIAHKLEDALAPLREHPQKMPRAVVDLLLHGLDIFMLRVQAHADGRGDALPDYTIALAQLVAVAPPPELAAAVPSPVAPPAAGVPAVPSPGVAVVPAAAAPAVAVPVAPKAPASTPAPLSSAGGGGAGSSEQPRDEFHSGESEGAGWRVGTRQVTALMREVERLREVRLRTEERSRELDRAVALLARQGLLAETAEARTLLAGVGRALRSDGEETADVVDALEDGLKAITTRPVRTILEPLQRMVRDLSRQLRKEARLSVVGAEVSLDRRLLEKLNGALVHLLRNAVDHGLESPAERERTGKHHEGALTLRIEQQGNLLFLESSDDGRGIDVARVRQVAESRGLATAEELVRMNDNQVRDLIFRPGFSTRADVTDTSGRGVGLDAVRAAVESLQGRIEVASTLGQGTRFMLTLPVELGSSPVLVVRVFDQMMGLPMLAVEATQLTRMSTLRLSKRRAQLEYQGQLIPVVDLGARLGLRAASPPSEGQPLMVIQNGGKRVALAVDSVVGDRDLVIRPLPAEVRDVPAYQGAATLSRGELMLILRPNWLVLEPAALSTAAPQSRRALVVDDSLTARALHRAMLEAGGFTVHLASSGARALERVLTDAYDVIICDLEMEEMDGEEFIRRMRQRPETRNLPIILVSTHEAARDRGRVAGADGFLSKRDCASGRLLAEVLDVMSRRGGRP encoded by the coding sequence ATGGCCGTTGATCCGCTCCTGCAAAGTCTCGTCGCGGGCTTTGCCGCCGAGGCCCAGGAAGTCTGTCAGAAGGTGACGATCGACCTGCTCGAGCTGGAGCGGGACGGGCTGGATGCCGATGCGCTGAACAAGGCCTATGTGCGGCTGGGGCGCCACCTGCACACGCTCAAGGGCAGCGCCGCGAGCCTGGGCCTGCAGGACCTGAGCGAGATCGCCCACAAGCTGGAGGACGCGCTGGCGCCCCTGCGCGAGCATCCGCAGAAGATGCCGCGGGCGGTGGTGGACCTGCTGCTGCACGGCCTGGATATCTTCATGCTGCGCGTCCAGGCCCACGCCGACGGGCGCGGGGATGCGCTGCCCGACTACACCATCGCCCTGGCGCAGCTCGTCGCCGTGGCGCCTCCGCCGGAGCTGGCCGCCGCGGTGCCCAGCCCCGTGGCCCCCCCGGCGGCCGGGGTGCCCGCCGTCCCGAGCCCCGGGGTGGCCGTGGTGCCCGCCGCCGCGGCGCCCGCCGTTGCCGTGCCCGTGGCCCCCAAGGCGCCGGCGTCCACGCCCGCGCCGCTGTCCTCGGCCGGGGGCGGGGGGGCCGGCTCCTCCGAGCAGCCCCGGGACGAGTTCCACTCCGGGGAGTCCGAGGGCGCGGGCTGGCGCGTGGGCACGCGCCAGGTGACGGCGCTGATGCGCGAGGTGGAGCGCCTGCGCGAGGTGCGTCTGCGCACGGAGGAGCGCTCGCGCGAGCTGGACCGGGCGGTGGCGTTGCTGGCCCGGCAGGGCCTGCTGGCGGAGACGGCCGAGGCCCGGACGCTGCTGGCGGGCGTGGGACGGGCGCTGCGCTCCGATGGGGAGGAGACGGCCGACGTCGTCGACGCGCTGGAGGATGGGCTCAAGGCCATCACCACCCGGCCGGTGCGCACCATCCTCGAGCCGCTGCAGCGCATGGTGCGGGACTTGTCCCGCCAGCTGCGCAAGGAGGCGCGGCTGTCCGTGGTGGGGGCCGAGGTGTCGCTGGACCGGCGGCTCCTGGAGAAGCTCAACGGGGCGCTGGTGCACCTGCTGCGCAACGCGGTGGACCACGGCCTGGAGTCTCCCGCCGAGCGCGAGCGCACCGGCAAGCACCACGAGGGGGCGCTCACCCTGCGCATCGAGCAGCAGGGCAACCTGCTCTTCCTGGAGTCCAGCGACGACGGCCGCGGCATCGACGTGGCGCGCGTGCGCCAGGTGGCCGAGAGCCGGGGGCTGGCCACCGCCGAGGAGCTGGTGCGGATGAACGACAACCAGGTGAGGGACCTCATCTTCCGCCCGGGCTTCAGCACCCGCGCGGACGTGACGGACACCTCCGGGCGCGGCGTGGGGCTCGATGCGGTGCGCGCCGCGGTGGAGTCGCTCCAGGGCCGCATCGAGGTGGCCAGCACCCTGGGCCAGGGCACGCGCTTCATGCTCACCCTGCCGGTGGAGCTGGGCAGCTCGCCGGTGCTGGTGGTGCGCGTGTTCGACCAGATGATGGGCCTGCCCATGCTGGCGGTGGAGGCCACGCAGCTCACGCGCATGAGCACCCTGCGCTTGAGCAAGCGGCGCGCCCAGCTCGAATACCAGGGGCAGCTCATCCCCGTGGTGGACCTGGGCGCCCGGCTGGGCCTGCGCGCCGCCTCCCCGCCGTCCGAGGGGCAGCCGCTCATGGTCATCCAGAACGGGGGCAAGCGCGTGGCGCTCGCGGTGGACTCGGTGGTGGGCGACCGGGACCTGGTCATCCGGCCGCTGCCCGCGGAGGTGCGCGATGTGCCCGCCTACCAGGGCGCGGCCACGCTGAGCCGCGGCGAGCTGATGCTCATCCTGCGCCCCAACTGGCTGGTGCTGGAGCCCGCCGCCCTGTCCACCGCGGCCCCGCAGAGCCGCCGGGCCCTGGTGGTGGACGACTCGCTCACCGCGCGCGCCCTGCACCGGGCCATGCTGGAGGCCGGTGGGTTCACCGTGCACCTGGCCTCCAGCGGCGCCCGGGCCCTGGAGCGGGTGCTGACGGATGCCTACGATGTCATCATCTGCGACCTGGAGATGGAAGAGATGGATGGCGAGGAGTTCATTCGCCGCATGCGGCAGCGCCCCGAGACGCGCAACCTGCCCATCATTCTCGTCTCCACCCACGAGGCGGCCCGGGACCGGGGCCGCGTGGCGGGAGCGGATGGATTTCTGAGCAAGCGCGACTGTGCCTCGGGCCGGTTGCTAGCCGAGGTTCTCGACGTGATGAGCCGCCGCGGAGGACGCCCATGA
- a CDS encoding chemotaxis protein CheW, which yields MKVIPRTLDEAQEEELRRLLERRAERLREQEQGDSTQDEAVYMVAEFPLGEERYALPLEALRAALPLRMVTPVPLSAPHIIGVLRFQGQVLAALSLASLLGGHGWREDPAVLLVVDRGDGELCALDCEAIPRPTSLPVAAVEAARSRAEGAILEVYTDQQLVHLIDPPRLFVKAGTGVRHGR from the coding sequence ATGAAGGTGATTCCAAGGACCCTGGATGAAGCCCAGGAGGAGGAGCTCCGCCGGCTCCTGGAGCGGCGCGCCGAGCGCCTCCGGGAGCAGGAGCAGGGCGACAGCACCCAGGACGAGGCCGTCTACATGGTGGCCGAGTTCCCCCTGGGCGAGGAGCGCTACGCGCTGCCGCTCGAGGCGCTGCGCGCGGCGCTCCCGCTGCGGATGGTGACCCCCGTGCCGCTCTCGGCGCCCCACATCATCGGCGTGCTGCGCTTCCAGGGGCAGGTGCTCGCGGCCCTCAGCCTCGCGTCCCTGCTGGGGGGCCACGGCTGGCGGGAGGATCCCGCGGTCCTGCTGGTGGTGGACCGGGGCGATGGAGAGCTGTGCGCGCTGGACTGCGAGGCCATTCCGCGCCCCACGAGCTTGCCCGTGGCGGCGGTGGAGGCGGCGCGCTCCCGGGCGGAGGGCGCCATCCTGGAGGTCTACACCGACCAGCAGCTCGTTCACCTCATCGATCCGCCTCGCCTCTTCGTGAAGGCCGGGACGGGAGTGCGTCATGGCCGTTGA
- a CDS encoding CheR family methyltransferase: MTGPGGMDPLLFARARQLVSERTGFRDDAIAPESLERVVRAELARGRSLGELLTELQNPESPFAQVVVRSSLVGETYFYRHPEHFRFVARDGVPGVLRRNPMRLRGWSAGCATGEEAYSLASCLLASAPPGMPVEVLGTDINETSLAHARRATYGAWSRRDSGPHLFPLYRATGEREVVILEAVRSVTTFAVTNLMGPLPDLFGHFEFILCRNVLTYFTPAAREVAIGHIVRALAPGGYLFLGTVEVDRVPDGLVRVGPPELQAFHRPETPLAPPKALVPRPVRAGHPRMTPPPVALPPPEPPRAPSQFHLEALERIEQGDVPRATLMLEALVRQFPDYLPGLLELALLRERNGARAAAYPLMRAVHARAAKLPPDQLVEGPECLPARFYKASADAYLNQGAAE, from the coding sequence ATGACGGGGCCGGGGGGAATGGATCCACTGCTGTTTGCCCGGGCCCGGCAACTGGTCTCCGAGCGGACAGGCTTCCGGGACGATGCCATTGCCCCGGAGTCCCTGGAGCGCGTCGTGCGCGCGGAGCTGGCGCGCGGGCGCTCCTTGGGGGAGCTGCTCACCGAGCTGCAGAACCCGGAGTCGCCCTTCGCCCAGGTCGTCGTGCGCTCCTCGCTGGTGGGGGAGACGTACTTCTACCGGCACCCGGAGCACTTCCGCTTCGTGGCCCGGGACGGGGTGCCCGGCGTGCTGCGCCGCAACCCGATGCGCCTGCGGGGCTGGAGCGCGGGGTGCGCCACCGGCGAGGAGGCCTACTCGCTGGCCTCCTGTCTGCTGGCGTCCGCGCCGCCGGGGATGCCCGTGGAGGTGCTGGGCACGGACATCAACGAGACGAGCCTGGCGCACGCCCGGCGCGCCACCTATGGCGCCTGGTCCCGGCGGGACTCCGGCCCCCACCTGTTTCCGCTGTACCGCGCCACGGGGGAGCGGGAGGTGGTCATCCTGGAGGCGGTGCGCAGCGTCACCACCTTCGCGGTCACCAACCTGATGGGGCCGCTGCCGGATCTGTTCGGGCACTTCGAGTTCATCCTCTGCCGCAACGTGCTCACCTACTTCACGCCCGCGGCGCGCGAGGTGGCCATTGGCCACATCGTCCGGGCGCTGGCCCCGGGGGGCTACCTCTTCCTGGGAACGGTGGAGGTGGACCGTGTGCCGGACGGGCTCGTGCGCGTGGGGCCCCCCGAGCTGCAGGCCTTCCACCGTCCCGAGACGCCCCTGGCCCCTCCGAAGGCGCTCGTGCCCCGGCCCGTGCGCGCCGGCCACCCGCGGATGACGCCGCCCCCGGTGGCCTTGCCCCCGCCCGAGCCGCCCCGGGCGCCCTCCCAGTTCCACCTGGAGGCACTCGAGCGCATCGAGCAGGGAGACGTTCCGCGGGCCACGCTCATGCTGGAGGCCCTGGTGCGGCAGTTCCCGGACTACCTGCCCGGCTTGCTGGAGCTGGCGCTGCTGCGCGAGCGCAACGGGGCCCGCGCGGCCGCCTACCCGCTGATGCGCGCCGTCCACGCCCGCGCGGCGAAGCTGCCCCCGGATCAGCTCGTCGAGGGGCCCGAGTGCCTTCCCGCCCGCTTCTACAAGGCGTCGGCGGACGCCTATCTGAACCAGGGAGCCGCTGAATGA
- a CDS encoding response regulator, which translates to MSLPSLLLVDDSDAILALERAILSGHYSLNTASNGREALEKVGRLQPEAVLLDLSMPEMDGDEVLQRMKASAATAGIPVIIISSEKSRAEACLGLGAEAFLAKPFRAEDLLSAVAKALENARKRTRAGAMLVLRMTTGDQEFAVPLDAVREVLLQPALRPLPTGPEYLREYVELRGSAVCVLDVARRLEMEHRVPVRERMLVIIHVDGVPLALCVDRVQDPEEFPAGDIDRRLGGVEHGLLKEGLIGMLRVGGGRTLPLLDPRVFVARELLKDLSTLLKPGGVGQGA; encoded by the coding sequence GTGAGCCTCCCGTCCCTCCTTCTCGTCGATGACAGCGACGCCATTCTCGCGCTCGAGCGGGCCATCCTGTCAGGCCACTACTCGCTGAACACCGCGAGCAACGGCCGCGAGGCGCTCGAGAAGGTGGGACGGCTGCAGCCGGAGGCCGTGCTGCTGGACCTGTCGATGCCCGAGATGGACGGGGACGAGGTGCTGCAGCGGATGAAGGCCTCCGCGGCCACCGCCGGCATCCCCGTCATCATCATCTCCTCGGAGAAGTCGCGCGCGGAGGCGTGTCTGGGGCTGGGGGCGGAGGCGTTCCTGGCCAAGCCCTTCCGGGCCGAGGACTTGCTGTCCGCGGTGGCCAAGGCGCTGGAGAACGCCCGCAAGCGCACGCGCGCCGGGGCGATGCTGGTGCTGCGGATGACGACGGGGGACCAGGAGTTCGCCGTGCCCCTGGACGCGGTGCGCGAGGTGCTGCTGCAGCCGGCGCTGCGGCCCCTGCCCACCGGGCCCGAGTACCTGCGCGAGTACGTGGAGCTGCGCGGCTCGGCGGTGTGCGTGCTGGATGTGGCGCGCCGGCTGGAGATGGAGCACCGCGTGCCGGTGCGCGAGCGGATGCTCGTCATCATCCACGTGGACGGCGTGCCGCTGGCCCTGTGTGTGGACCGGGTGCAGGACCCGGAGGAGTTCCCCGCGGGGGACATCGACCGGCGCCTGGGCGGCGTGGAGCACGGGCTCCTCAAGGAGGGGCTCATCGGCATGCTTCGGGTGGGGGGAGGCCGGACGCTTCCCCTGCTGGATCCGCGCGTCTTCGTCGCGCGGGAGCTGTTGAAAGACTTGTCCACGCTGTTGAAGCCCGGTGGTGTGGGTCAGGGCGCATGA
- a CDS encoding response regulator: MSANILVVDDSPTVRNIIKIYLMNLRLSIIEAEDAARALQLLRLVPVSVVIADINMPGMDGITFVKELRANPMPQVRGIPVILLTAEKGGDLRQRGADAGANAFIQKPVSHHDLTETVRQYLPQAAP; encoded by the coding sequence GTGAGTGCCAACATCCTGGTGGTGGATGACAGCCCAACCGTCCGCAATATCATCAAGATCTACTTGATGAACCTCCGGCTCAGCATCATCGAGGCGGAGGATGCGGCGCGGGCGTTGCAGCTGTTACGGCTCGTGCCGGTGAGTGTGGTGATCGCGGATATCAACATGCCGGGCATGGATGGCATCACCTTCGTGAAGGAGCTGCGCGCCAATCCCATGCCCCAGGTGCGCGGCATCCCCGTGATTCTCCTGACCGCGGAGAAGGGCGGAGACCTGCGGCAGCGGGGCGCCGATGCCGGGGCCAATGCGTTCATTCAGAAGCCGGTGTCCCACCACGATTTGACCGAGACGGTCCGTCAGTACCTGCCCCAAGCCGCCCCGTGA
- the fabI gene encoding enoyl-ACP reductase FabI: MLLQGKKILITGVLTPQSIAYGIAEHALAQGAEIILTGFGRARSLTERSAKRLKPGTEVLELDVNKPEDFKALTASLKDKWGRVDGAVHSIAFAPEDALGGNFLNTPWESVQTAFRVSTFSLKELAVAVAPLMPSGGSIITLDFDNNVAWPIYDWMGVCKAALAATVRYLARDLGPKGIRVNALAAGPLNTVAAKGIPGFKSLEQAWGRQAPLGWDSRNSHETVGRTACALLSDWMPSTTGEQVHVDGGYHAIGAPPVDPSLDDPPEAKPAPADE; the protein is encoded by the coding sequence ATGCTGCTGCAGGGTAAGAAGATCCTCATCACCGGTGTCTTGACGCCCCAGTCGATTGCCTACGGCATCGCCGAGCATGCCCTGGCCCAGGGCGCGGAAATCATCCTGACGGGCTTTGGCCGGGCCCGCTCCCTCACGGAGCGCAGCGCCAAGCGCCTCAAGCCGGGCACCGAAGTCCTTGAGCTGGATGTCAACAAGCCCGAGGATTTCAAGGCCCTGACGGCCTCGCTGAAGGACAAGTGGGGCCGGGTGGATGGCGCCGTGCATTCGATTGCCTTCGCTCCCGAGGATGCCCTGGGAGGCAACTTCCTCAACACGCCCTGGGAGAGCGTTCAGACCGCGTTCCGCGTCTCCACCTTCTCCCTGAAGGAGCTGGCGGTGGCGGTCGCCCCGCTCATGCCCTCGGGTGGGTCTATCATCACACTGGATTTTGACAACAATGTTGCATGGCCCATCTACGACTGGATGGGGGTGTGCAAAGCGGCGCTCGCGGCCACCGTTCGCTACCTGGCGCGGGACCTGGGGCCCAAGGGCATCCGGGTGAACGCCCTGGCCGCGGGGCCCCTGAATACGGTGGCCGCCAAGGGGATTCCGGGGTTCAAGTCCCTGGAGCAGGCCTGGGGCCGGCAGGCGCCGCTGGGTTGGGACTCGCGCAACAGCCACGAGACGGTGGGCCGGACCGCGTGTGCCCTGCTGTCGGATTGGATGCCGTCCACCACGGGCGAGCAGGTGCACGTGGATGGGGGCTACCACGCCATCGGGGCCCCTCCGGTGGACCCCTCGCTGGATGACCCGCCCGAGGCGAAGCCCGCCCCGGCGGACGAGTAG